In Bombyx mori chromosome 11, ASM3026992v2, one genomic interval encodes:
- the LOC134198673 gene encoding dimethyladenosine transferase 1, mitochondrial: protein MAVAKTALQIRLPPLPSIKDVIKLYKLRALRELSQNFLMEPRLIDKIVRASGNIQNHTVCEVGPGPGGITRSIIRQAPKKLVLIEKDPRFLPSLELLADACRDKVDVDIITGDILKTDLSQFIPSDAKVHWLDPPPPVHLIGNLPFSVSTILIIRWLEMISKHEGPWLFGRTRMTLTFQKEVAERMAARILDKQRCRLSVMCQSWCTVKYNFDIPGTAFLPKPDVDVGVVTLTPLKHPIIKLPFKLTEKVVRQIFSMRQKYSIRGAQTLFPEEVREEVALKMYNIADIDPVTRPFQITNMEFARLCEAYNDIIKQHPEFEHYDYRAPKNKNNLINAEEVNIECNM from the coding sequence ATGGCCGTCGCTAAAACTGCATTACAGATAAGGCTGCCTCCACTACCAAGCATCAAGGATGTCATCAAACTCTACAAATTACGCGCTTTACGAGAGCTGTCACAGAATTTTCTCATGGAACCGAGACTTATTGACAAAATAGTGCGTGCCTCAGGTAATATTCAGAATCATACCGTTTGTGAAGTTGGACCCGGCCCGGGTGGAATAACTCGGTCTATAATAAGGCAGGCACCTAAGAAActtgttttaattgaaaaagaCCCTCGGTTCTTACCATCGTTGGAGCTTTTAGCCGATGCTTGTCGAGATAAAGTCGATGTTGACATTATAACGGGTGATATTTTGAAAACAGATTTAAGTCAATTTATACCGAGTGATGCAAAAGTCCACTGGTTGGATCCACCTCCACCAGTTCACCTCATTGGCAATCTACCATTTAGCGTGTCTACAATTTTGATCATAAGATGGTTGGAGATGATATCTAAACATGAAGGACCATGGTTGTTTGGGAGAACAAGAATGACTCTTACTTTTCAAAAAGAAGTTGCAGAGAGAATGGCTGCCCGTATCTTAGATAAGCAAAGGTGCAGGTTATCAGTTATGTGTCAATCTTGGTGCActgtaaaatacaattttgataTACCAGGTACTGCATTTTTGCCGAAGCCAGATGTAGACGTCGGTGTAGTTACTCTAACACCATTAAAACatccaataataaaattgcCATTTAAACTTACTGAGAAAGTTGTCCGTCAAATATTTTCAATGAGACAAAAGTATTCGATACGGGGTGCTCAGACGTTGTTCCCAGAAGAAGTGAGAGAAGAGGTAGCTTTAAAAATGTACAACATTGCTGATATTGACCCTGTGACCAGGCCTTTTCAGATAACCAATATGGAATTTGCCAGATTATGTGAAGCATACAATGATATCATAAAGCAACATCCTGAGTTTGAGCATTATGATTACAGagcaccaaaaaataaaaataatcttataaaTGCAGAGGAAGTTAATATAGAATGTAACATGTGA
- the LOC101746569 gene encoding cytochrome c oxidase assembly factor 3, mitochondrial: MGDSAYKPKISGTQQDPVLKQAEIAYMKLIEERNRERVQKLQVISKRNRLTGFTIGAGVLGVYLYSIFAIKQETFLDDFDEPPKIQQ, from the coding sequence ATGGGAGACTCCGCATATAAACCGAAAATCAGCGGTACTCAACAAGATCCAGTGCTCAAGCAGGCCGAAATAGCTTATATGAAATtaatcgaagagagaaatcgcgAACGCGTTCAAAAATTACAAGTGATTTCGAAACGCAATCGACTGACGGGCTTCACGATAGGAGCCGGAGTGTTGGGTGTTTACTTGTATTCTATCTTCGCCATCAAACAGGAGACGTTCCTTGACGATTTCGACGAGCCCCCGAAAATACAGCAGTAA